One genomic window of Evansella cellulosilytica DSM 2522 includes the following:
- a CDS encoding DUF951 domain-containing protein, with translation MSNSNFELHDVVEMKKPHPCGENKWEIIRMGMDIRIKCCGCNHSVMLPRKEFNKKVKRVLNRKDD, from the coding sequence ATGTCAAATTCAAACTTTGAATTACACGATGTTGTAGAAATGAAAAAACCTCACCCGTGCGGAGAAAATAAATGGGAGATTATACGAATGGGAATGGATATTCGTATTAAGTGCTGTGGTTGTAATCATAGTGTCATGCTTCCTAGAAAAGAGTTTAATAAGAAAGTAAAACGAGTGTTAAATAGAAAAGACGATTAA
- a CDS encoding YkvI family membrane protein yields MWLSGFKWMFLIIGTIIGAGYASGRELWEFFGTESTFAIVLFSILFFICTYVIMKISYEKESEHYIPVLTELMGKRITRIYDGMIILYLFSTTMIMIAGGGATLQAVNIPYWYGVFIICSLLVLLFIWGINGMTSMNAFIIPILITFLVGTLVIFQVTTGFSVEMDFGKQHNWPSAFTFTALNILPLVAVIGAIGSKIKQKGEMLIASFGSALLLGAVSLLYNESLIKVANEVMLYEIPLFAILKNYPYFMIIVMTVLLWAAIFTTAASGILGLCTRLYEYLKMRFWLIALLLLILMVPLTTIGFAKLISILYPLYGVLNLYILAAILLHPIIHKFDDNTVN; encoded by the coding sequence ATGTGGCTATCTGGTTTTAAGTGGATGTTTTTAATTATTGGTACAATAATAGGAGCAGGGTATGCGTCTGGTAGAGAACTATGGGAGTTTTTTGGGACAGAGAGTACATTTGCAATCGTTTTGTTTTCAATACTCTTTTTCATATGTACCTATGTCATTATGAAAATAAGCTATGAAAAAGAATCGGAACACTATATTCCTGTATTAACGGAGTTAATGGGGAAAAGAATAACTCGCATCTATGATGGGATGATTATTTTATACTTATTTTCAACTACAATGATCATGATTGCTGGTGGGGGAGCGACATTACAAGCTGTAAACATTCCATATTGGTATGGAGTATTTATCATTTGTAGTCTATTAGTATTATTGTTCATATGGGGTATTAACGGCATGACATCGATGAATGCATTTATAATTCCAATATTAATTACCTTCCTAGTAGGTACATTGGTAATCTTTCAAGTCACAACAGGATTTAGTGTTGAGATGGATTTTGGCAAGCAGCATAATTGGCCATCAGCCTTTACTTTTACAGCATTAAATATATTACCTCTAGTTGCAGTAATAGGGGCTATTGGTAGTAAAATTAAACAAAAAGGAGAAATGCTCATTGCTAGCTTTGGAAGTGCATTATTATTAGGGGCCGTATCGTTATTATATAATGAGTCTCTAATCAAAGTCGCTAATGAAGTCATGTTATATGAAATACCGTTATTTGCAATTTTAAAGAACTATCCTTATTTTATGATTATCGTGATGACAGTTTTATTATGGGCAGCAATATTTACAACAGCAGCTTCAGGTATTCTTGGATTATGTACAAGACTATATGAGTATTTGAAAATGAGGTTTTGGCTGATCGCCTTATTATTACTCATTTTAATGGTTCCTTTAACAACGATAGGCTTTGCAAAATTGATATCGATACTTTATCCATTGTACGGTGTGTTGAACTTATATATTTTAGCAGCAATTCTATTACACCCAATAATCCATAAATTTGACGATAATACGGTTAATTGA
- the yyaC gene encoding spore protease YyaC has translation MLSGQLFPQKKNNSFRAHMKQPIVTSDMAKKIYSLLPKDNNQQIIIVCIGTDRSTGDSLGPLVGTKLLERGCKRFPVFGTLEKPVHAKNLEETLSSIQLNYDNPFIIGIDACLGRHSSVGYMTVSEGPVKPGAAVNKVLPDVGNIHITGIVNVNGFMEMMVLQNTRLSLVMDMADIISRAISRAARWLETEPEWLRKLNIAAIGDKY, from the coding sequence ATGCTTTCTGGACAACTTTTTCCACAAAAGAAAAATAACTCATTTCGAGCCCATATGAAACAACCGATTGTCACTAGTGATATGGCCAAAAAAATCTACTCCTTGTTACCTAAAGATAACAATCAACAAATAATTATTGTTTGTATCGGAACAGATCGTTCAACTGGAGATAGTTTAGGTCCACTTGTTGGTACTAAACTGCTAGAAAGAGGCTGTAAAAGGTTCCCTGTTTTCGGCACGCTTGAAAAGCCAGTTCATGCAAAAAACTTGGAAGAGACATTATCTTCTATTCAATTAAACTATGATAATCCTTTTATCATTGGAATAGATGCATGCTTAGGAAGGCATTCAAGTGTTGGTTATATGACAGTATCTGAAGGACCTGTGAAGCCAGGTGCTGCTGTCAATAAGGTGCTACCTGACGTTGGGAATATTCATATTACTGGTATTGTTAATGTTAATGGGTTTATGGAAATGATGGTTTTACAAAATACGCGACTATCACTCGTCATGGATATGGCAGATATTATTTCAAGAGCGATATCTCGTGCTGCTAGATGGTTAGAAACGGAGCCTGAGTGGTTACGGAAGCTTAATATAGCCGCTATTGGAGATAAATACTGA
- a CDS encoding DUF554 domain-containing protein — MVLFGTIVNGIAIIVGTLIGINFKKLSKGLQETVMKAIGLAVIILGVSMTLEGEQFLITILSLAFGAVLGEAWNIEGKLNRVGEIIEKKMKKKKDDKIAEGFVAATLLYVVGAMAIIGALDSGLRHDHSVLLTKSVLDGFSAIVFAATMGIGVIFSAIPVVIYQGTIALTATFIDAWVPEAILNSFIQEVTAVGGIMILGIGLNLLGVPKIRVANLLPAIPVAIVGVFITTLL, encoded by the coding sequence ATGGTTTTGTTTGGGACAATCGTTAACGGAATAGCAATTATTGTAGGGACATTAATAGGAATCAACTTCAAAAAACTATCAAAAGGGTTACAGGAAACAGTGATGAAAGCGATTGGACTAGCAGTCATTATTTTAGGTGTATCAATGACGCTAGAAGGTGAACAGTTCTTAATTACGATTTTAAGCCTTGCTTTTGGAGCAGTATTAGGGGAGGCATGGAATATTGAAGGGAAACTTAATCGTGTTGGTGAAATAATAGAAAAGAAAATGAAAAAGAAGAAGGATGACAAAATAGCAGAAGGTTTTGTTGCTGCAACTCTCCTTTATGTTGTTGGGGCGATGGCCATTATAGGCGCATTAGATAGTGGATTAAGACACGACCATTCAGTACTACTTACAAAATCTGTCCTTGATGGATTTTCTGCAATAGTATTTGCTGCAACAATGGGAATAGGGGTCATTTTTTCAGCTATTCCAGTCGTGATTTATCAAGGAACAATTGCATTAACGGCGACTTTTATTGACGCATGGGTTCCTGAAGCTATATTAAACTCTTTCATTCAAGAAGTGACTGCAGTAGGTGGTATTATGATACTTGGAATTGGTTTGAATTTATTAGGTGTTCCTAAAATAAGGGTAGCAAACTTATTACCAGCAATACCTGTTGCAATCGTTGGGGTTTTCATTACAACATTGCTTTAA
- a CDS encoding ParB/RepB/Spo0J family partition protein, which translates to MAKGLGKGINVFFPDNIDEKKDKIQEIEISELRPNPYQPRKNFEEDAIEELKTSIEQHGVLQPIIARKSIKGYEIVVGERRYRAAKAANLSVIPAVVRKLTEEEMMEIALIENLQRENLNPLEEAKAYQKLMEQLNVTQEELSKKLGKSRPHIANHVRLLQLPSLAQELIAEGKLSMGHGRALLGLKRKELLSNTLKKVVNEKLNVRQVEELVQRLNENVSRETKSKKKDTNSPFIRERESHLKEYFGTNVQIKKGKKKGKIEIEFFSEEDLDRILQLINEEKE; encoded by the coding sequence ATGGCTAAAGGACTAGGGAAGGGAATAAACGTTTTTTTTCCTGATAATATCGATGAAAAAAAAGATAAAATTCAGGAGATAGAAATTTCTGAATTGAGACCTAATCCTTATCAACCTAGGAAAAACTTTGAAGAAGATGCGATTGAAGAATTAAAGACTTCTATTGAGCAACACGGTGTTTTACAGCCAATCATTGCTAGGAAAAGTATTAAAGGGTATGAGATAGTTGTTGGTGAACGGCGCTATCGCGCTGCAAAAGCTGCAAATCTATCTGTTATTCCTGCAGTCGTCAGAAAACTGACGGAAGAAGAAATGATGGAAATTGCACTTATAGAAAACTTACAACGAGAAAACTTAAATCCACTTGAGGAAGCCAAAGCATACCAAAAGCTCATGGAGCAATTAAATGTTACACAAGAAGAGTTATCGAAGAAACTAGGCAAGAGTAGACCTCATATTGCTAATCATGTTAGGTTATTACAGCTACCATCCTTAGCGCAAGAGTTGATAGCAGAAGGTAAGCTTTCAATGGGACATGGGCGTGCTTTGTTAGGGTTAAAAAGAAAAGAACTATTATCTAATACGCTAAAAAAAGTGGTAAATGAGAAGTTAAATGTACGCCAAGTAGAAGAGTTGGTACAACGCTTAAATGAAAATGTTTCACGTGAAACAAAATCGAAAAAGAAGGATACTAATTCACCATTCATTAGAGAAAGAGAATCGCACTTAAAAGAATACTTTGGAACGAATGTTCAAATTAAAAAAGGAAAGAAAAAAGGGAAAATTGAAATTGAATTTTTCTCTGAAGAAGATTTAGATAGAATACTGCAATTAATCAACGAAGAAAAAGAATAA
- a CDS encoding ParA family protein yields MGKVIAIANQKGGVGKTTSAVNLSACLAHLGNKTLLIDIDPQGNTTSGVGIDKGDVDHCIYNVLVEDLKPKDVIIPTKVEGLHILPSTIQLAGAEIELVPTISREVRLKRAIEQVKEDYEYIIIDCPPSLGLLTINSLTASDSVLIPVQCEYYALEGLSQLLNTVRLVQKHLNNELEIEGVLLTMLDARTNLGIQVIEEVKKYFREKVFKTIIPRNVRLGEAPSHGEPIITYDPKSRGAEVYIDLAKEVMSNG; encoded by the coding sequence GACATCTGCTGTTAATTTAAGTGCATGTCTTGCTCATTTAGGAAATAAAACGTTATTAATAGATATTGATCCTCAAGGTAACACGACTAGTGGTGTTGGAATTGACAAAGGGGATGTCGATCATTGTATATATAACGTGCTCGTTGAAGATTTGAAACCAAAAGATGTGATTATTCCAACAAAGGTTGAGGGCCTTCATATATTACCTTCAACGATTCAATTGGCAGGAGCGGAAATTGAACTTGTACCTACAATTTCAAGAGAAGTGAGGCTAAAACGAGCAATAGAGCAAGTGAAGGAAGATTATGAATATATTATTATTGATTGCCCACCTTCATTGGGTTTGTTAACAATCAACTCATTAACAGCATCAGACTCTGTTTTAATACCAGTGCAATGTGAGTATTATGCACTCGAAGGACTAAGTCAATTGCTTAATACAGTCAGATTAGTTCAAAAGCATTTAAATAATGAGCTCGAAATAGAGGGTGTCCTATTAACAATGCTCGACGCACGTACGAACTTAGGGATACAAGTAATAGAAGAAGTGAAAAAGTATTTCAGGGAGAAAGTTTTCAAAACTATTATTCCTCGAAACGTTCGTTTAGGGGAAGCACCTAGTCATGGAGAACCAATCATTACGTACGATCCTAAATCAAGAGGTGCGGAAGTTTATATCGATTTAGCTAAGGAAGTGATGAGCAATGGCTAA